The region TGAAGGCCAAGTACGCACTGCGCGCGATGTGCGCGCTGGCGCGTGCCGACGGCGGCCGGCTCCGGGGCGGCAGGCTGCAGGCGCGCACGATCGCCGAACACAGCCGCGCACCCGGCAAGTTCCTCGAGACCATCCTGGTCGATCTGCGCCAGGCCGGTTTCATCGACAGCCGACGCGGCCAGAAGGGCGGTCACGCCCTGGCCCGCCCGGCCGACCAGATCATGATCGGCGACCTGATCCGCGCCATCGACGGGCCGCTGGCGCCGGTGCGCTGCGCCAGCGTCAGCGCCTACCAGCCCTGCTCCGACTGTCCCGACCCCGACGCCTGCAGCCTGCGTTCGCTGATGCGCGAGGCGCGCGACGCGATCTCCGACGTGCTCGACCGGCGCAGCCTGCACGAGCTGGCCCTGGCGCCCGGTTCGAGCCTGGCCGCGCTGGCCGGAGACGGCCCGTGAGCCGGCAGGTGCCGGGCGAGCGCGGTGCCGGCCGCCGTGCCCGCGCGTCGGCCGAACCGCGCCAGCAAGATCCGCGCCAGCAAGACCAGCGCCCACCCGAACGCGCCGCCGCGCGCCGAGCCGGCGCCGAGCGGCTACAGCCGAGCGTCGAACCCGAGATCAACATCGTCAACCTCAGCGACAGCGAGTACCAGTTGCTGACCGCGGTGCGCGAACTCGGCCAGGGCCAGATCGAAGTCGTCGTGCACAGCTCGCGCATCGTCCAGATCACCCGCAGCCAACACCTGCCGGTGGCGCCGACGCGGGCGCCGCGTCCGTGAGCCGCGCGCCCTGTCGACGCCGGTAATCGATTCCGCGGCCGTCGCCGCGGCCGCTCGACCTGCACCCACCCGCTATCGGCCCGATCGATGGGCCCACCGACTGTCCAGTCACCGCTGAAGGAGCGCACCATGCAAACCCGGGTTCGACTTGCGAACGCAACGCCTGCCGCGACCACTTGGCTGTGGGGCGCGCTGGCGTGTGCGCTCGCCTTGCCGGCCCCGGCGCAAACCGCTCCGCCTACGGTCGAAGAGCTGGCCCAACGTCTGCGCGCGATCGAACAGCGCCTCGGCGGCGGCGAGGCCGTCGCCGACGCGGCCGCCGACAGCGGCAACCTGGCCGACCTCGATCAACGCCTGCGGGTAATCGAACGCCGTCTGGAACTGCAAGCCGAGGAAAGCGCAGCCAAGGCGGCGAGCACGCCGACGCTGACGCTGAGCGCGAGCAAGGGACTGGCGGTGAAATCGCCGCCGCCGGGCGACGTCGAACTGAAGTTCAAGGCGCTGGTCCAGGCCGATGGCCGCTTCTTCATCGGCGACGACACGGTGCCGCAGAACGACACGTTTCTGTTCCGCCGGATCATGCCGACCATCGAAGGCAGTTGGGGCTCGCTGGTCGGCTTCCGCCTGACCCCGGAGTTCGCCGGCGACAGCGCGACCATCGCCGACGCCTACCTCGACCTCAAGTTCGATCCGCGCGCAACCGTGCGCATCGGCAAGTTCAAGAGCCCGGTCGGCCTGGAGCGCTTGCAGTCCAGCGGTTCGACCGCGCTGATCGAACTCGGCCTGGCGTCGGAGCTGACTCCCAACCGCGACCTCGGCGTGCAACTGCAGGGCGAGTTCGCCCAGTCGACGGTGTCGTACGCGCTCGGCGTCTACAACGGCGCGGTCGACGGCCGCGACAGCCCGACGGTGAACCCGGACAACGACTTCGAACTCGCCGGACGCCTGTTCTTCGAACCGTGGAAGAACCACAGCAACGCACTCTCCGGCCTGGGCTTCGGCCTGGCCGGCAGCCGCGGCGACAAGCAGGGCAGCGGCAACAACGTCCTGCCGCGCTACCGCACCCCAGGGCAGACCCAGTTCTTCAACTACCGCGGCGCCGCCCTGGCCGACGGCGCGCACACGCGCTGGTCGCCGCAGGCCTGGTACTACCGCAACGCCTTCGGCGTGCTCGGCGAATACGTCAGCTCCAGCCAGCAGGTGCGCATCGGCGCGGCCGCCGACGAACTCGACCACCGCGCCTGGCAAGTCACCACCGGCTACGTGCTGACCGGCGAGGACGCCGGCTACAAGGGCGTGGCGCGGCCTAACCATCCGTTTACGGTCGGTGGTGCAGGCTGGGGCGCGTTCGAACTGGTCGCACGCTACGGGCGCCTGGAGATCGACGATGCGGCTTTCCCGCGCTACGCCGATCGCAACGCCGTCGCCGCCGCGGCGCGTTCGTGGGGCCTGGGCCTGAATTGGTACCTGACCGGCAACCTCAAGCTGGTCGCCAACTACACCCAGACCGAATTCGAGGGCGGCGCCGCCGCCGGCCGCGACCGCGAAGACGAAAAGGCCTTCTTCACCCGCGCCCAGCTCGCCTTCTGAAGCCGGGCATTGCAATACCCGCGACTCTCCGACACCCAGTTCGCCCCCCAGTTCGCCCCACGCACAGGACTTACCGATGAAAACCAGTTTCCGCCTGATGTTGCTCGGCCTGGCCCTCGCCGCCGCCTCGGCATCGGCCAAAGACGTCGAATTGCTCAACGTGTCCTACGACCCCACCCGCGAGTTCTATGCCGAGGTCAACCAGGTCTTCGCCGCGCAGTGGAAACAGCAGACCGGCGAAACCCTCAACCTGCGCGCCTCGCACGGCGGCTCCGGCAAGCAGGCGCGCTCGGTCGTCGACGGTCTCGAAGCCGACGTGGTGACCCTGGCGCTGGCCGGCGACATCGACACCATCGCCAACGCCAAGCAGTTGCCGGCGAACTGGCAGACGCGCCTGCCGCACCAGAGCTCGCCCTACACCTCGACCATCGTGTTCCTGGTGCGCAAGGGCAATCCTAAGCGCATCAAGGACTGGGGCGACCTGACCCAGGCCGGCCTCGGCGTGATCACGCCGAACCCGAAGACTTCCGGCGGCGCGCGCTGGAATTATCTGGCCGCCTGGGCCTGGGCTTCGACCAAGTACCGCGACGGCGACAAGGTCGTCGACTACCTGACCCAGTTGTTCAAGAACGTACCCGTGCTCGACACCGGCGCGCGCGGCTCGACCACGACCTTCGTCGACCGCGGCATCGGCGATGTATTGCTGGCCTGGGAAAACGAGGCGCTGCTGACCCTGGAGCAGCCGGCCAATCGCGGCAAGTACGAGATCGTCGTGCCGAGTCTGAGCATCAAGGCCGAACCGCCGGTGGCCTGGATCGACAAGAACGTCGACAAGCACGGCACCCGCAAGCAGGCCGAAGCCTATCTGCGCTTCCTGTACACGCCCGAAGGCCAGCGCCTCGCCGCCAAGCACGGCTACCGTCCAGCCGAACCGGACAAGGTGCCGGCGGCCGAGCTCGCCAAGTTCCCGGCGGTGAAGCAGGTCACCATCGACAGCGCGTTCGGCGGTTGGAAGAAAGCCCAGGCCGCGCATTTCTCCGACGGCGGTTTCTTCGACAAGATCTATCTGCCGAAGTAAGCCCGCGCACGACGAGATCGATAGCTTGCCCTCGCAAAGGGCAAGCGGCCGGCCTCGCCCATCGCCACGCCGGCACGAGCCGCGACACCGAACGGTGCCGCGGCTCTTTCATTTGTGCGATCCATGAACGCACCGCACCGGCTGCGCGGCGGCCAGTCGGCTGACGTCGCGTCCACATCCGAGACTGCGTTGGTGCACTCATCGTCCGCGTGCCCGCGATCACGCCGCGGCGATCGCGTGCGCATGCGAGACCGACCCTAGCCGCGCGACGTCGGCCGCCGAAACAGCGTTTTTTGCGATCGCCGACGCGATGCGCCGGACGCTTCCGTGTCGGACTCCAAGCATGGAGTCCCGCGCTCATCACAGTTATCCGTTTACGCACGGATAGGGACATGGACGCGTCAACGCCGCGCTGCATACTCGCGGCGCATCGCAACGAGCCTGTGCGGCCGGTCGCGTTATGGGAAGCCGAGTCGTCATCGTTTCGTCATCGACGCTGCGCATGCGACACGCAGGGGCGTCCGCATCGCGGCTTGCGATACCCGCCGCCGTTCGGTGCTCGCCGCTCCGATCGCGGCGCACCACTTCATCGCTCGCCCATCGCCGCATCGGCCGCCCTGCGCATGCCGAGCGCTGCGCGGGCTCTCATCCTGGAACCGCTCCATGCGCAACGCTCAGATCGAAGACCTGCTGCCGCTGTCGCCGTTGCAGCACGGCTTCCTGTTCCACGCCCTCTACGACCAGGAGGTGCAGGACAGCTATGTCGTGCAGATGGTGTTCGCGCTCGACGGCGCGCTCGATGCGGCGGCCCTGCAGGCGGCAGCGCAGGCGCTGCTGCGGCGCCACGCCAGCCTGCGTGCGGCCT is a window of Lysobacter antibioticus DNA encoding:
- a CDS encoding RrF2 family transcriptional regulator — its product is MLTMKAKYALRAMCALARADGGRLRGGRLQARTIAEHSRAPGKFLETILVDLRQAGFIDSRRGQKGGHALARPADQIMIGDLIRAIDGPLAPVRCASVSAYQPCSDCPDPDACSLRSLMREARDAISDVLDRRSLHELALAPGSSLAALAGDGP
- a CDS encoding DUF2292 domain-containing protein, which encodes MSRQVPGERGAGRRARASAEPRQQDPRQQDQRPPERAAARRAGAERLQPSVEPEINIVNLSDSEYQLLTAVRELGQGQIEVVVHSSRIVQITRSQHLPVAPTRAPRP
- a CDS encoding OprO/OprP family phosphate-selective porin; the protein is MQTRVRLANATPAATTWLWGALACALALPAPAQTAPPTVEELAQRLRAIEQRLGGGEAVADAAADSGNLADLDQRLRVIERRLELQAEESAAKAASTPTLTLSASKGLAVKSPPPGDVELKFKALVQADGRFFIGDDTVPQNDTFLFRRIMPTIEGSWGSLVGFRLTPEFAGDSATIADAYLDLKFDPRATVRIGKFKSPVGLERLQSSGSTALIELGLASELTPNRDLGVQLQGEFAQSTVSYALGVYNGAVDGRDSPTVNPDNDFELAGRLFFEPWKNHSNALSGLGFGLAGSRGDKQGSGNNVLPRYRTPGQTQFFNYRGAALADGAHTRWSPQAWYYRNAFGVLGEYVSSSQQVRIGAAADELDHRAWQVTTGYVLTGEDAGYKGVARPNHPFTVGGAGWGAFELVARYGRLEIDDAAFPRYADRNAVAAAARSWGLGLNWYLTGNLKLVANYTQTEFEGGAAAGRDREDEKAFFTRAQLAF
- a CDS encoding sulfate ABC transporter substrate-binding protein encodes the protein MKTSFRLMLLGLALAAASASAKDVELLNVSYDPTREFYAEVNQVFAAQWKQQTGETLNLRASHGGSGKQARSVVDGLEADVVTLALAGDIDTIANAKQLPANWQTRLPHQSSPYTSTIVFLVRKGNPKRIKDWGDLTQAGLGVITPNPKTSGGARWNYLAAWAWASTKYRDGDKVVDYLTQLFKNVPVLDTGARGSTTTFVDRGIGDVLLAWENEALLTLEQPANRGKYEIVVPSLSIKAEPPVAWIDKNVDKHGTRKQAEAYLRFLYTPEGQRLAAKHGYRPAEPDKVPAAELAKFPAVKQVTIDSAFGGWKKAQAAHFSDGGFFDKIYLPK